A stretch of Ipomoea triloba cultivar NCNSP0323 chromosome 11, ASM357664v1 DNA encodes these proteins:
- the LOC115997481 gene encoding ESCRT-related protein CHMP1B — MGNAEKLMNQIMELKFTSKSLQRQARKCEKEEKSEKLKVKKAIEKGNVDGARIYAENAIRKRSEQMNYLRLASRLDAVVARLDTQAKMTTISKSMGNIVKSLESSLNTGNLQKMSETMDQFERQFVNMEVQAEFMESSMAGSTSLSTPEDQVNSLMQQVADDYGLEVSVGLPQPAAHAVPTNTEKVDEDDLSRRLAELKARG, encoded by the coding sequence ATGGGGAACGCAGAGAAATTGATGAATCAGATCATGGAGCTGAAGTTCACGTCCAAGAGTCTCCAACGCCAGGCCCGGAAGTGCGAGAAAGAGGAGAAATCCGAGAAGCTGAAGGTGAAGAAGGCCATCGAGAAGGGAAACGTGGACGGCGCTCGAATCTACGCCGAGAACGCCATCAGGAAGCGCAGCGAGCAGATGAACTACCTCCGCCTCGCTTCCCGGCTCGACGCCGTCGTGGCTCGCCTCGACACCCAGGCCAAGATGACCACCATCAGCAAGTCAATGGGCAACATCGTCAAATCGCTCGAGTCCTCCCTCAACACCGGGAATCTCCAGAAGATGTCCGAGACGATGGACCAGTTCGAGAGGCAGTTTGTGAATATGGAGGTCCAGGCCGAGTTCATGGAGAGCTCCATGGCTGGGAGCACTTCGCTTTCCACCCCGGAGGACCAGGTCAACAGCCTTATGCAACAGGTCGCCGATGACTATGGCCTCGAGGTTTCTGTTGGGCTTCCACAGCCGGCTGCTCATGCCGTCCCAACCAACACCGAGAAGGTCGACGAGGACGACCTTTCCAGGCGCCTTGCCGAGCTCAAGGCCCGTGGGTAA
- the LOC115996279 gene encoding 60S ribosomal protein L28-1-like: MAAVPGQLVWEIVKKNNSFLVKEFGNGTAGVVFSKEPNNLCNLHSYKHSGLANKKTVTIQGGKDQSVLLATTKTKKQNKPANLHNKSVMKKEFRRMAKAVTNQVADNYYRPDLKKAALARLSVVNRSLKIAKSGCKKRNRQAV; this comes from the exons ATGGCAGCGGTGCCGGGGCAGCTGGTGTGGGAGATCGTGAAGAAGAATAACTCTTTCTTGGTCAAGGAGTTCGGCAATGGTACTGCCGGTGTTGTCTTCAGCAAAGAGCCCAACAATCTCTGCAATCTTCATTCTTACAAGCACTCTG GGTTAGCCAACAAGAAAACTGTGACAATTCAAGGGGGTAAGGATCAGTCTGTGCTGCTGGCTACAACCAAGACCAAGAAGCAGAATAAGCCAGCTAATTTGCATAACAAGTCTGTCATGAAGAAAGAGTTCAGACGCATGGCCAAGGCAGTTACCAATCAG GTTGCAGATAACTATTACAGGCCAGACTTGAAGAAGGCAGCCCTTGCTAGGTTGAGTGTTGTGAACAGGAGCCTTAAGATTGCAAAATCTGGTTGCAAGAAGAGAAACAGACAAGCTGTATGA
- the LOC115996710 gene encoding uncharacterized protein At1g51745-like isoform X2 — translation MVYPYSLDWYNLEKSKRVKAFRCGEYDECIEKAKAAAANNSKKVARYARREDAILHALEIESASLGNSRIDKEDGIQHLIEEPPISPHLPEEIENVDKDGNNSEEYSSSDPELSESDASLEEANTISAFKEQSVLDYQNQSPNDSEDDGTQGAKRMRGLDDLGTGAVQSLKRKRSQMAHVREFLKKKSRRRRLMKVLESTAMVSVPVVCEDLPSPNGSDIVGNSGSKAMPINSKSDDAEVLCENGGASINASKDTCGSSFANCNLKENAIPSISGSPENGVLESLFDVPFVTEEKNSAGLSPIVSLASQIGAGEKSSQNGQVETMSLGNDEFNESGSRSSGNTEIHDVSQRLEKGTSKWQSKGKRKTRHSRQSKKCDSGKPVGTNDKSDSCLAAEFQLDEFRGWSRNISHRETHTKGRTTEALNPQRLLPYRQSRFTVNPKYESSDFSLRHHKPEPVLFDVNLEVKSSYRPQHVPYISLVSKLNGLPITGHPVTVEVLDDGFCSQLLLSTSECYSSSYDNTTAEDTSALQAVDMVNGTKPSSCGKHLRLHPPPRTSPSKSSKSKKSTALSKKMRKLSSLTGSHKQSQEKKRSVQKLIGPVVACVPLKVVFSRINEALNSSVRAGHRITGTSNG, via the exons ATGGTGTACCCCTACAGCTT GGACTGGTATAATCTTGAGAAGTCTAAACGGGTGAAAGCTTTTCGTTGTGGGGAGTATGATGAATGTATCGAGAAAGCTAAGGCAGCTGCTGCTAATAATTCTAAGAAGGTAGCTAGGTATGCACGCAGGGAAGATGCCATTCTTCATGCTCTTGAAATCGAAAGTGCTAGcctaggaaattcaagaatagaTAAAGAAGATGGAATACAACATCTTATTGAAGAGCCACCTATTTCACCCCATCTCCCTGAAGAAATTGAAAATGTGGACAAGGATGGTAACAATTCTGAAGAGTATTCAAGTTCAGATCCAGAATTGTCTGAATCTGATGCCTCCTTGGAAGAGGCAAACACTATTAGTGCTTTTAAAGAACAATCTGTACTGGACTATCAAAATCAAAGCCCAAATGATTCAGAGGATGATGGAACTCAAGGAGCTAAGCGTATGAGAGGTCTTGATGACCTGGGGACGGGGGCGGTGCAATCATTGAAGAGAAAGAGATCTCAAATGGCACATGTTCGTGAATTTCTAAAAAAGAAAAGCCGTCGCCGTCGCTTGATGAAAGTTTTGGAGAGTACAGCCATGGTGTCTGTTCCTGTTGTCTGTGAAGACCTTCCCAGTCCAAATGGATCCGATATTGTTGGAAACTCTGGTAGCAAGGCAATGCCAATTAACAGTAAATCTGATGATGCAGAAGTTTTATGTGAGAATGGAGGAGCATCAATTAATGCTTCCAAGGATACTTGTGGTTCTTCCTTTGCTAACTGCAACCTGAAGGAGAACGCAATTCCCAGCATTTCAGGGTCACCTGAAAATGGCGTTTTAGAGAGCCTATTTGATGTTCCATTTGTGacagaagaaaaaaattctGCAG GCTTGTCCCCAATTGTATCTTTAGCATCTCAGATTGGTGCTGGAGAAAAATCCAGCCAAAACGGTCAAGTCGAAACCATGTCATTAGGGAATGATGAGTTTAATGAGTCAGGATCTAGAAGTTCGGGCAATACAGAGATCCATGATGTTAGCCAGAGGCTAGAGAAGGGGACTTCGAAATGGCAGTcaaaaggaaagagaaaaacCAGGCACTCGCGTCAATCTAAAAAATGTGATTCAGGGAAACCCGTGGGCACGAATGACAAATCTGATTCATGCTTGGCGGCAG AATTTCAGTTGGATGAGTTTCGAGGTTGGAGCAGGAACATCTCTCACAGAGAAACTCACACGAAGGGACGAACAACCGAGGCGTTGAATCCTCAGAGGTTACTGCCTTATCGTCAGTCTCGTTTTACAGTGAACCCCAAGTACGAATCATCAGATTTCTCTCTCAGGCACCACAAACCCGAGCCTGTGCTGTTCGACGTCAATCTGGAAGTGAAATCCAGCTATCGCCCACAACACGTTCCTTACATTTCTTTAGTGAGCAAACTAAATGGCCTACCAATCACCGGCCACCCAGTCACAGTCGAGGTATTAGACGACGGGTTCTGTTCTCAACTGCTATTGAGTACTTCGGAATGCTATAGCAGCAGTTACGATAACACCACCGCTGAGGATACATCTGCTTTGCAAGCTGTCGATATGGTCAATGGAACCAAGCCGAGTTCTTGTGGCAAGCATCTCAGATTGCATCCTCCTCCTCGCACTTCACCCTCcaaatcatcaaaatcaaagaaaagCACCGCACTCTCAAAGAAGATGAGGAAATTGTCTTCGTTAACTGGCTCTCACAAGCAAAGTCAAGAGAAGAAACGCTCGGTACAGAAACTTATAGGCCCGGTGGTAGCTTGCGTCCCCTTGAAGGTAGTGTTCAGTAGAATTAATGAAGCGTTGAATAGCTCAGTTCGAGCAGGCCACCGCATTACTGGAACTAGCAAtggttga
- the LOC115996710 gene encoding uncharacterized protein At1g51745-like isoform X1, which produces MGSSAECCPKSIDASAGGLVWVRRRNGSWWPGRIIGQEELLENSTASPRAGTPVKLLGRDDASVDWYNLEKSKRVKAFRCGEYDECIEKAKAAAANNSKKVARYARREDAILHALEIESASLGNSRIDKEDGIQHLIEEPPISPHLPEEIENVDKDGNNSEEYSSSDPELSESDASLEEANTISAFKEQSVLDYQNQSPNDSEDDGTQGAKRMRGLDDLGTGAVQSLKRKRSQMAHVREFLKKKSRRRRLMKVLESTAMVSVPVVCEDLPSPNGSDIVGNSGSKAMPINSKSDDAEVLCENGGASINASKDTCGSSFANCNLKENAIPSISGSPENGVLESLFDVPFVTEEKNSAGLSPIVSLASQIGAGEKSSQNGQVETMSLGNDEFNESGSRSSGNTEIHDVSQRLEKGTSKWQSKGKRKTRHSRQSKKCDSGKPVGTNDKSDSCLAAEFQLDEFRGWSRNISHRETHTKGRTTEALNPQRLLPYRQSRFTVNPKYESSDFSLRHHKPEPVLFDVNLEVKSSYRPQHVPYISLVSKLNGLPITGHPVTVEVLDDGFCSQLLLSTSECYSSSYDNTTAEDTSALQAVDMVNGTKPSSCGKHLRLHPPPRTSPSKSSKSKKSTALSKKMRKLSSLTGSHKQSQEKKRSVQKLIGPVVACVPLKVVFSRINEALNSSVRAGHRITGTSNG; this is translated from the exons ATGGGAAGTTCTGCTGAGTGCTGCCCTAAATCTATTGATGCGTCGGCTGGAGGGTTGGTGTGGGTGCGCCGGAGAAACGGGTCGTGGTGGCCGGGTCGAATTATCGGGCAGGAAGAATTGCTGGAGAACAGTACGGCTTCACCGAGAGCAGGCACTCCGGTTAAGCTCCTAGGAAGAGACGATGCAAGTGT GGACTGGTATAATCTTGAGAAGTCTAAACGGGTGAAAGCTTTTCGTTGTGGGGAGTATGATGAATGTATCGAGAAAGCTAAGGCAGCTGCTGCTAATAATTCTAAGAAGGTAGCTAGGTATGCACGCAGGGAAGATGCCATTCTTCATGCTCTTGAAATCGAAAGTGCTAGcctaggaaattcaagaatagaTAAAGAAGATGGAATACAACATCTTATTGAAGAGCCACCTATTTCACCCCATCTCCCTGAAGAAATTGAAAATGTGGACAAGGATGGTAACAATTCTGAAGAGTATTCAAGTTCAGATCCAGAATTGTCTGAATCTGATGCCTCCTTGGAAGAGGCAAACACTATTAGTGCTTTTAAAGAACAATCTGTACTGGACTATCAAAATCAAAGCCCAAATGATTCAGAGGATGATGGAACTCAAGGAGCTAAGCGTATGAGAGGTCTTGATGACCTGGGGACGGGGGCGGTGCAATCATTGAAGAGAAAGAGATCTCAAATGGCACATGTTCGTGAATTTCTAAAAAAGAAAAGCCGTCGCCGTCGCTTGATGAAAGTTTTGGAGAGTACAGCCATGGTGTCTGTTCCTGTTGTCTGTGAAGACCTTCCCAGTCCAAATGGATCCGATATTGTTGGAAACTCTGGTAGCAAGGCAATGCCAATTAACAGTAAATCTGATGATGCAGAAGTTTTATGTGAGAATGGAGGAGCATCAATTAATGCTTCCAAGGATACTTGTGGTTCTTCCTTTGCTAACTGCAACCTGAAGGAGAACGCAATTCCCAGCATTTCAGGGTCACCTGAAAATGGCGTTTTAGAGAGCCTATTTGATGTTCCATTTGTGacagaagaaaaaaattctGCAG GCTTGTCCCCAATTGTATCTTTAGCATCTCAGATTGGTGCTGGAGAAAAATCCAGCCAAAACGGTCAAGTCGAAACCATGTCATTAGGGAATGATGAGTTTAATGAGTCAGGATCTAGAAGTTCGGGCAATACAGAGATCCATGATGTTAGCCAGAGGCTAGAGAAGGGGACTTCGAAATGGCAGTcaaaaggaaagagaaaaacCAGGCACTCGCGTCAATCTAAAAAATGTGATTCAGGGAAACCCGTGGGCACGAATGACAAATCTGATTCATGCTTGGCGGCAG AATTTCAGTTGGATGAGTTTCGAGGTTGGAGCAGGAACATCTCTCACAGAGAAACTCACACGAAGGGACGAACAACCGAGGCGTTGAATCCTCAGAGGTTACTGCCTTATCGTCAGTCTCGTTTTACAGTGAACCCCAAGTACGAATCATCAGATTTCTCTCTCAGGCACCACAAACCCGAGCCTGTGCTGTTCGACGTCAATCTGGAAGTGAAATCCAGCTATCGCCCACAACACGTTCCTTACATTTCTTTAGTGAGCAAACTAAATGGCCTACCAATCACCGGCCACCCAGTCACAGTCGAGGTATTAGACGACGGGTTCTGTTCTCAACTGCTATTGAGTACTTCGGAATGCTATAGCAGCAGTTACGATAACACCACCGCTGAGGATACATCTGCTTTGCAAGCTGTCGATATGGTCAATGGAACCAAGCCGAGTTCTTGTGGCAAGCATCTCAGATTGCATCCTCCTCCTCGCACTTCACCCTCcaaatcatcaaaatcaaagaaaagCACCGCACTCTCAAAGAAGATGAGGAAATTGTCTTCGTTAACTGGCTCTCACAAGCAAAGTCAAGAGAAGAAACGCTCGGTACAGAAACTTATAGGCCCGGTGGTAGCTTGCGTCCCCTTGAAGGTAGTGTTCAGTAGAATTAATGAAGCGTTGAATAGCTCAGTTCGAGCAGGCCACCGCATTACTGGAACTAGCAAtggttga
- the LOC115996182 gene encoding jacalin-related lectin 19-like: MAQATAVKRRIEIGPWGGHGGSSWDDGSHDGIREISLVYGRCIDSIRAVYDRNGRPFSAEKHGGNGGDKTGEVKLQFPEEYLTSISGYYGPQRGSLVVRSLTFKSNQRTFGPFGLEEGTPFSLPMEGGKIVGFKGRGGWYVDSIGCYIARIQTPNAYQKVQKTLKKLTSTVAGDPNRHRSSKAAAP; the protein is encoded by the exons ATG GCACAGGCTACAGCAGTGAAGAGAAGAATAGAAATCGGACCATGGGGTGGTCACGGAGGCAGTTCTTGGGACGATGGTAGCCACGATGGAATAAGGGAGATAAGCCTCGTCTATGGGCGTTGTATAGACTCCATAAGGGCAGTTTACGACAGAAATGGCAGGCCTTTTAGTGCAGAAAAGCATGGAGGAAATGGTGGTGACAAAACTGGGGAG GTAAAGCTGCAATTCCCAGAGGAATACCTAACCAGTATTAGTGGCTACTATGGACCACAGCGCGGCAGCCTTGTGGTACGATCGCTCACCTTTAAAAGCAACCAGAGGACGTTTGGGCCGTTCGGGTTGGAAGAAGGAACTCCCTTTTCACTGCCTATGGAAGGGGGTAAGATTGTTGGGTTCAAGGGGAGAGGTGGGTGGTATGTGGACTCAATTGGCTGCTATATAGCTCGAATCCAGACGCCTAACGCCTATCAGAAGGTTCAAAAAACACTCAAGAAACTTACCAGCACTGTGGCTGGAGACCCCAACAGGCACAGGAGTTCTAAAGCTGCTGCACCATAA
- the LOC115996176 gene encoding glycosyltransferase BC10-like, protein MLLFQHLARSLRKQENNMKSRGGTNGTLEEGNDTSLKPATQSRPLPLKLLQFLLTFLGLGCVFSVISMYTVEHFKTQQLVTPKGGTWLHTCSREIGGLEDWILPPSNLAHNLNDTELFWRATFVPRITSYPFSRKPKIAFMYLTMGSLPLAPLWERFFNGSEGLYSIYIHSLPSYTPDYKPSSVFYNRQIPSQKVEWGTMNMCDAERRLLANALLDQSNEWFVLLSESCIPLHNFTTVYNYISRSQHSFVGVFDDPGPVGRGRYNGNMAPEITIAQWRKGSQWFEVDRKLAVEIVRDNVYYPKFEQFCRPACYSDEHYIPTMLSIQFPSLLANRPLTWTDWSRGGSHPATFGEADVTKEFFKRFSNESCEYNNHTTNLCSLFARKFAPAALNNLLKTLDF, encoded by the exons ATGCTTCTTTTTCAGCATCTAGCTAGGAGTTTAAGAAAACAAGAGAATAATATGAAGTCAAGGGGGGGCACTAATGGGACATTGGAGGAAGGGAATGACACTTCTCTAAAACCAGCAACTCAAAGTAGGCCTTTACCATTAAAGCTGCTGCAATTTCTCCTAACTTTCTTGGGTTTGGGCTGTGTGTTTTCTGTGATCAGTATGTACACAGTTGAGCATTTCAAAACGCAGCAGTTAGTCACCCCTAAGGGGGGGACATGGCTTCACACTTGCTCTCGGGAAATCGGTGGCTTGGAGGATTGGATCTTGCCCCCATCAAACCTGGCACATAACTTGAACGACACTGAGCTGTTTTGGCGAGCAACGTTTGTTCCTAGGATAACAAGTTATCCTTTTAGCAGAAAACCCAAGATTGCTTTCATGTACTTAACTATGGGGTCTCTGCCTTTGGCCCCTTTGTGGGAGAGGTTTTTCAATGGGAGTGAAGGGCTCTATTCTATCTACATTCACTCACTGCCTTCATATACCCCTGATTACAAACCATCATCCGTGTTTTACAACAGGCAAATCCCTAGTCAG AAGGTAGAGTGGGGAACCATGAACATGTGTGATGCTGAAAGGCGGCTTCTAGCAAATGCCCTGCTTGATCAATCCAATGAATGGTTTGTCCTCCTCTCTGAATCATGCATCCCTCTCCACAACTTCACCACTGTCTACAACTACATCTCAAGATCTCAGCACAGCTTCGTGGGCGTGTTCGATGATCCCGGCCCTGTTGGCAGAGGGCGCTACAACGGCAACATGGCGCCCGAGATCACCATTGCTCAGTGGCGAAAAGGATCGCAGTGGTTCGAAGTTGACAGAAAACTGGCAGTGGAGATTGTCAGAGACAATGTTTACTACCCAAAATTTGAGCAGTTCTGCAGGCCTGCTTGTTATTCAGATGAGCATTACATTCCAACCATGTTAAGTATTCAGTTCCCTTCTCTGCTGGCAAACAGGCCTCTTACTTGGACAGATTGGTCTAGAGGTGGCTCTCATCCTGCAACATTTGGAGAAGCTGATGTTACCAAGGAGTTCTTCAAGAGATTCTCTAATGAGTCTTGTGAATACAATAACCACACAACTAACCTTTGCTCCCTTTTCGCGAGGAAATTCGCCCCCGCTGCTTTGAATAACTTGCTAAAAACACTTGACTTCTGA
- the LOC115996177 gene encoding uncharacterized protein LOC115996177, with protein sequence MADRKSSKGAQSVSSSSASSAAASQKLGAGDEAGGGGKNVQSSVTCVYQTHIGGYWRNATVVWCKNVTNHSLSVSVDSVETEDHSTCKVDLKPWQFWTKRGYKTMEVDGNRLEAYWDFRSAKFSGGPEPVSDFYVALVSDQEMVLFLGDYKKKAYKRTKSRPPLVEAALFYKKEHVFGKKSFTSRAKFDRTKKDSEIVVESSAWGPRDPEMWISIDGIVLIHIQNLQWKFRGNQTVTVNKVPVQVFWDVHDWLFRTSGSTHGLFIFKPVVAPESDSDVEDGGGGDDDGDSVSSGGSKYYSTRSHSTGSQFCLLLYAWKLE encoded by the coding sequence ATGGCTGATCGTAAGTCCAGCAAGGGCGCCCAATCCGTATCCTCCTCCTCTGCATCATCAGCCGCAGCGTCGCAGAAACTCGGCGCCGGCGACGaggccggcggcggcggcaagAACGTCCAGAGCAGCGTCACGTGCGTGTACCAGACCCACATCGGCGGGTACTGGCGGAACGCGACGGTGGTGTGGTGCAAGAACGTGACGAACCATTCGCTGAGCGTGTCGGTGGACAGCGTGGAGACGGAGGATCATTCCACGTGTAAGGTGGATCTGAAGCCGTGGCAGTTTTGGACAAAGAGAGGGTACAAGACGATGGAGGTCGACGGGAACCGGCTGGAGGCGTATTGGGATTTCCGATCCGCCAAATTCTCCGGCGGACCCGAACCCGTCTCCGATTTCTACGTCGCCCTCGTCTCCGACCAAGAAATGGTCCTCTTCTTAGGTGACTACAAGAAAAAAGCCTACAAACGGACCAAATCCCGACCCCCCCTCGTCGAGGCCGCCCTGTTTTACAAAAAAGAACACGTTTTCGGGAAAAAAAGCTTCACGTCCCGGGCCAAATTCGACCGGACAAAAAAAGACAGCGAAATCGTAGTCGAGAGCTCGGCCTGGGGGCCGAGAGACCCGGAGATGTGGATCAGCATAGACGGGATCGTCCTAATCCACATCCAAAATCTACAATGGAAATTCCGGGGAAACCAAACCGTCACGGTCAACAAAGTCCCGGTCCAGGTCTTCTGGGACGTTCACGACTGGCTATTCCGCACCTCCGGCTCCACCCACGGCTTATTTATCTTTAAACCGGTGGTGGCGCCGGAGTCCGACAGCGACGTCGaagacggcggcggcggtgacGACGACGGTGACAGCGTTTCCAGCGGCGGAAGCAAGTACTACTCGACCCGGAGCCATTCCACGGGGTCGCAGTTTTGCTTGTTGTTGTATGCGTGGAAGCTTGAGTGA
- the LOC115996175 gene encoding pentatricopeptide repeat-containing protein At1g51965, mitochondrial: MVLRRHLRLILSRYQHRGFATKYSGRVVVEADNGRSFAIEVDSPTLQTDVRGYALPRRDLICKVAQILQAPPSLSSDQFLDLSDYLETLSLSLTPSEASEVLKSLKSPTLALHFFRFCPENIPNFRHDAFTYNRIILILSKSSLPTRLDHIREIVSEMERSGTRGNISTVNLLIGVFGSGEAEIGSDLKRCLELVKKWDLRLTCYTYKCLLQAYLRLNDSSKALGVYREIRMRGYKLDIFSYNMLLDALAKEEKVEQAHKVFEDMKKWHCEPDVYTYTIMIRMNGKTGKPNESLVLFQEMLSKGCSPNLIAYNTVIQALSKGRMVDKTLFLFSKMIENNCRPNELTYSFILYALAAEGKLHRLDEVVEISERYMNKSIYAYLVRTLSKLGHAGEAHRLFCSMWNFHDKGDRDAYLSMLESLCTAGKVTEAIDLLSKMHEKGIGTDTFMYNVVFSALGRLKQIPHIHDLYEKMKEAGISPDLFTYNILISSFGRAGKVEEAVNIFEELENSNWKPDIVSYNTLINCLGKNGDLDEAHMRFREMQEKGLNPDVVTYSTLIECFGKTDKVEMACQLFDEMLADGCSPNIVTYNILLDCLERCGRTADAVNFYAKLKEQGLVPDSITYAILDRLQSGSQRTVRIRRQNPITGWVVSPLR; this comes from the exons ATGGTACTGCGCCGCCACCTCCGGCTGATTCTCAGCCGCTATCAGCACCGTGGATTTGCGACAAAGTACAGCGGCAGAGTGGTGGTGGAAGCCGATAATGGCCGGTCATTCGCCATCGAAGTCGATTCCCCGACTCTCCAAACTGACGTCCGCGGCTACGCTCTCCCTCGCCGAGACCTTATCTGCAAGGTCGCTCAGATTCTCCAGGCGCCGCCGTCTCTGTCGTCGGACCAATTCCTCGACCTCTCCGACTACCTCGAGACTTTGTCTCTATCGTTAACCCCCTCCGAAGCCTCCGAAGTTCTCAAGTCTCTCAAATCCCCAACCCTAGCTCTCCACTTCTTCCGATTCTGCCCCGAGAATATCCCCAATTTCCGGCACGACGCCTTCACTTACAACCGCATCATTCTCATCCTCTCCAAGTCCTCTCTCCCCACCCGCCTAGATCACATCCGCGAAATCGTAAGTGAAATGGAACGCTCCGGCACACGTGGTAACATCTCCACCGTTAATCTTCTTATCGGAGTTTTTGGGAGCGGCGAAGCGGAAATTGGTAGTGATTTGAAGAGATGCTTGGAGCTGGTTAAGAAATGGGACTTGAGGTTAACTTGCTATACTTACAAGTGTCTTCTGCAGGCTTATCTGAGATTGAACGATTCGAGTAAGGCTTTGGGAGTTTATCGAGAGATAAGAATGCGGGGGTACAAATTAGATATTTTTTCATACAATATGCTTCTTGATGCTCTTGCCAAGGAAGAAAAG GTTGAACAGGCACACAAGGTTTTTGAAGACATGAAAAAGTGGCACTGTGAGCCTgatgtgtatacatatacaatTATGATTAGAATGAATGGAAAAACTGGGAAGCCGAATGAATCACTAGTTTTATTCCAAGAAATGCTGTCAAAGGGTTGCTCTCCTAATTTGATTGCTTATAACACCGTGATTCAAGCACTCTCTAAGGGTCGTATGGTTGACAAGactctctttcttttttctaagaTGATAGAAAACAATTGCAGGCCAAATGAGCTTACATACAGCTTTATTTTATATGCTTTAGCAGCAGAAGGGAAGCTTCATAGACTTGATGAAGTTGTGGAAATTTCTGAGAGATACATGAATAAGTCCATATATGCGTACCTTGTAAGGACACTCAGTAAATTAGGTCATGCTGGTGAAGCACACAGGCTGTTCTGCTCCATGTGGAATTTCCATGATAAGGGAGATAGGGATGCTTACTTGTCCATGCTAGAGAGTTTATGCACTGCTGGGAAGGTAACCGAGGCTATAGACTTGCTGAGTAAGATGCATGAAAAAGGGATAGGTACTGATACGTTCATGTATAATGTTGTTTTTTCTGCTCTTGGAAGACTAAAGCAGATTCCACATATTCATGACCTTTACGAGAAGATGAAGGAGGCTGGTATATCACCAGACTTATTCACTTATAACATTTTGATATCTAGCTTTGGCAGAGCTGGAAAAGTTGAAGAAGCTGTCAACATATTTGAAGAACTTGAGAATAGTAATTGGAAGCCTGATATTGTCTCATACAACACCTTAATAAATTGTCTAGGGAAGAATGGCGATCTTGATGAAGCGCATATGAGGTTCAGAGAGATGCAAGAGAAGGGTTTAAATCCAGACGTGGTCACATATAGCACACTCATTGAGTGTTTTGGCAAGACTGATAAAGTTGAGATGGCATGTCAGTTGTTTGATGAGATGCTTGCTGACGGATGTAGCCCAAACATAGTCACATACAATATCTTACTGGATTGTCTCGAGAGATGTGGGAGAACTGCTGATGCAGTTAATTTTTATGCAAAACTAAAAGAACAGGGTTTAGTACCAGATTCGATCACCTACGCAATTCTTGATCGGTTGCAAAGTGGTTCACAACGGACAGTTAGAATTCGAAGGCAGAATCCAATAACTGGTTGGGTTGTTAGTCCATTAAGGTGA